A stretch of DNA from Anaerobacillus isosaccharinicus:
GACTAAAAGGGAGTACTTTAAAAATGACCTATAAACAAATTAAATGGCTCATTTTACTGATTCCAACAATCACAATTGGACTATGGGAGTATGTACGGCACGAATTTTTATTGCCTTACATATCTATGGAACTTGGTAACCTACTAGCCCCAATCATTGTTTTTATGGTTACAATGGTTTTTCTCTTGAAATTATTTAATCTTTTTGAACAAATGAAAGAAGATTTAGAGAAAGAAAAATCACAAACAATTATTCTTGAGGAAAGAGAAAAACTATCACGGGAATTACATGATGGAATTGCTCAATCGCTGTTTCTTCTATCAGTTAAACTTAATCAACTAGAGACAAAAGAAAAACATCTTAGTCATAGCGACGTTTATGAAAAGCTAAAGAAAACCGTACACCATATTCATGAAGACGTACGACAAGCAATTACTAATTTACGGGTTTCTAAAAGTGACGCACCTTTTCAATGGACTAATTCCCTGAAAAAATTAATTGCAGGATTTGAAGAGGATACGAATAAAACCGTCTTTTTACAATGGAAATTAAGGGAAGAACTTTTATCACCAAAAGAAAAAGTTGAACTCTACGCCTGTATTAAAGAAGCTTTGATGAACATTAGAAAACATGCTAAGTCTCAAAACATAGAAGTGAGAGCTACTGAAGCAGTAAAAGGATGGATTTGCATAATAGAAGATGATGGAATAGGGTTCGATCCTGAATTAAAGAAACGTGGCTACGGTTTAAAAATAATGCATGACCGAGCAAAATCAATGGGCTGGGAGTTTTCATTTGAAAGAAAAGATGGAAAAACTCAAGTGATTATTAAGAAGGGAAAGATGTGATATGCAACCATTTCGAGTATTAATTGTAGATGATCACATTCATGCAAGAGAAGCAATACGTGAGATTGTGGGCTCGTATGAAAATTTTTTGATTGTCGGTGAAGCTACGAACGGAAAAGAGGCGCTTACCTTAACAGAACAGTTAATGCCCGACCTCATACTTATGGATATCCATATGCCTGAAATGGACGGGCTCTCAGCTACCAAAATTATTAAAACAAAGTATCCTTATGTTAAAGTTATTATCATTACCGTTTCCGATGAGGTAACGAACCTTTTTGAAGCGATAAAAAAAGGCGCTCAAGGTTATCTACTAAAAAATATTAATCCTGACGCATGGTATGAGTATTTACAAGCAATTGCTGATGACGAAGTTCCAATGTCAGAAGAATTAGCTTTTAAATTGCTCCAAGAATTTACATCGCAAAAAGAAAAACAAACGAACACTAATCCTTTATCAAAACGTGAACAAGAAGTACTTGAGCTAGTTGCGAAAGGAAATACAAATAAACAAATATCTATTGAACTTACTATCTCAGAATACACGGTAAAAAATCACTTGAAAAACATTATGCACAAACTTCATTTAGAAAACCGTGTGCAAATAACTAGATACGCTTACGAAAATGGCTGGGTGGAATAGCATACATTTAAAAAAGTGTTCTTGAAAATAGCGAAGCGAACGTCTTTAAAAACAAAAAAAGTACACGCTACAATCTGACGTGTACTTTTTGGCTTAAGATTAAGCTACTTTCTCTTGTTTTTTTGCTTTCTTGCCCATTACCATTTGTTTAATATATGGAAGTACCCAACGGTCTCCACCGAATTTCCCTGCGTTTGCTCCTGCTGCTAAAATAAAGATCGAGATTAAAACAAGCCATGGATTAGTTGAAACGGTTCCTGCAAACATAAATGCAAAGTTCATCATTACCCCGAAAAATGCTGCTGCTGTAGTTAATACTCCTAAAATTAATCCAAGTCCTACTAATACCTCACCCCATGCAACTAAGAAACTAAATAAGCCTGCGTTTGGTAAAGCAAAATTCTCCAGGAATGCTACATAATTTGGGTAAACCATGCTTTCGCCACTCATAACTGGATTATTAACTGCCCCATTTAAATATCCTCCTGCATTGAAAGGGTCACCAGTAACCTTCCCCCATCCTGCGCTTAACCATTTCCATCCTACATATAAACGTAATACTGTTAAAATTCCGGCTGCATATACATTGTTTCTTAAAAAGTTCATAATCATAAGTCCTTCACTCCTTCAGTGAATTTGTTTTTGTTAGTTGCTACTAACTTACTTTCATTATATTACAAAGTTTTGTGAATAACTGAACAAACTTTGACAGATTTGTTACTTTTCTTCGAACAGAATGTGACGAAACTGATATCAAATTAGATTTGGCAAATCAAAAAAAAGTACACGCTAAAGAATCAACGTGTACTTGAAAAAGATTTAATGATTTTTCCTTTTCCATAATTGATCGTATTGAAACAACTCATATCTCTCATAATTTTTACCGCTCAATTCATTTACTTCTTCGTGAACGGATATGATTGCTGCTTCATTTTTTCTTACTTCATTTAAAAATCTGATGAATGGTGTTTGCGCTAAGCCATATTTCTCTATGATAAAAGCTCCAAGAAAAGATGAATTCATATAAAATCCTGACTCTTTCTCGTTAGAAAAGTTATCCCAGAGGAGTCATCGGCATCTTTTACACGTAGCGTACTTATTCATTTTATTCGTCATTTTATTTGTACCTACGCATGTCATGTTTGACATTATTTACTTAAAAAAAAGAAACACGTAGCCTTTGGACGTGTTTCTAGTAAATATTCAATATTCTATATTTTAAACTTTGATACAACAGACTGTAAATCTTGCGATAGCTGAGATAGACTTTCACTTGCTCTTGAAATATCATCCATAGATGCAGCTTGCTCTTCCATTGCAGCAGAAACTTCTTCAGTTGAAGCAGAGTTCTCTTCTGCTATTGCAGAAAGGTTTTGAAGTGTATCCATAATCGCATCTTTCATTTTTTCCATTTCAGAACCTGAAACATTTAATTTCTCAACAGCATGTTGGGCTTCCTTCATGGCTAAATCGATAGATTCATACTTCCCTTTTGTTACTTTCACTTTATTTTCTTGTTCAATTAAAATTTCTGACACTCTATCCATAATATCTACAGCAAACTTAGCGTTATTTTGTAATTCTTGTACAACTTCATCAATTGTTTGTGTAGACCTTGTTGATTGTTCTGCTAGCTTTCTTATTTCATCAGCTACGACAGAAAATCCTTTACCAGCTTCTCCAGCACGGGCGGCCTCAATAGCTGCGTTTAATGCTAACAAGTTTGTTTGATCAGCAATTGCAGCTATAACTCCGCTAGCCTCACTAATTTTCTTAGCACTATCATTTGTTTTTATGATTCCTTCATGAACTTCCTTTGTTGCTTTACTGCTTTCGTTTGAAATATTTGTTAAGTTATCAATTTCCACTAAACCTTCAGCAACCACTTCATTTACTTTTTGTGAAGCTTCATTTAGCTCCCTCATAAATGATTGATTTTCTTCTACTGTTTCGCCTAAAAGAATTGCTTGTGACGACCCGGCCTCTGTGCTTTCAGCTTGATCTGCTGCACCACTTGCAATTTCTGTAATCGTTTTAGAAACTTCTTCAGCTGCGCTTGCTGATTGTTGTGATGTAGCTGTTAACTCTTCGGAAGAGGCAGAAACATGTTCCGCAGATTTATTAATATCACCGATGATTTCTCTTAAACTTACAGTAATCGTTTGCAATGACTGAGATAATCCGCCAACTTCATCCTTCTTTTTCAGAAGTGACTCAGGAACGTTTTCTGTTATATCTAGCGAAGCAATTTTCTCTGAGTGGCGAATTATTTTAACAATTGGATTTGTTATTGAATTCCCTATAAGTGCCGCAATGACTACACTAATAATTAATACGATCAACGTTATTAATCCAACATTTCTTTGAAGAGTTGGGATAGCCGAAAGTACTTCCCTTTCATTTGCAGCGATGACTAAAAACCAATCTGTCCCCTCGATAGGAGCATATCCAAAATATAAATCATTTCCATTAAAAGAGTACTCGCTATAACCCTGCTTCTCTACTAGTATTTTTTCAAATACATTCGCTAAAGATTTTAAAGAAGCATCTTCTTCTACATCCTTAATTGGATTAAACTGGCTAGTAACCATTTCCCTATTTGGGTGAGCAATTATCGTCCCAGTTCCGTCAATAATATAAGCGTAGCCTTCTTCACCGTACCCCATATCATCAACAATACTATTTAGAAAATCAGCTCCCCCAACAGCAACAAGTGCTCCAGAAACCTTATTTTGAAAATAAACAGGTATAGAACTAACCATGATCATTCCGCCGTTGTCGTCAGCATTTACACTAATAGACGGAGGCATTATTTGCCTTTCACCTTGAAGTGAATTTTTGTAATAGGCTCTTTCTGAAATATCTACAATTTGTTTATTTATCCCGTATGTATCTGATAAATATAAGTTACCCTTTAAGTCCGCTATTCCCATCCTAATGTACCCAGAATCAACCACATGATTTAATAAGATATTTGCTTTCACCTGAGGGAGAGCATTACGATCGACTAATTGTGGTATATTTGTGAGCCCTTCCAAATAACGAAATTGACTTTCAATACGGCTTTCTGTTAATCGTGCGCCTTCAGTTACTAATGAATGCAAACCTGATTCCGCTTCTGCAATAATAGATCTACTAGCATTTTGCAGTGTAAAAAATCCTAACGATGTTGACGCAAATAAAATAACTAAAGAGAAAGAAATGATTAATTTAGTTTTGATACTGTTCACTAGCTTACCTACCTTCTTGATGTAATTAAATTGCTCCCTTACTAACTTGACATATTTCTACATAGTTTGCAACGGACATTTTTTCCTATTTCGAGGTAAAATAAGGAGAAATATCATTTTAAAATAATTTCCTTATTCATGTGAAGAGCTGCTCCTAAAAACCACTCCATCTTCTATTGCTGTTTTAGTCGAATGATTATTAATTACCTAAAATCATCTCTAAATCTTCTAGCTTACTAGTTAACT
This window harbors:
- a CDS encoding DoxX family protein is translated as MIMNFLRNNVYAAGILTVLRLYVGWKWLSAGWGKVTGDPFNAGGYLNGAVNNPVMSGESMVYPNYVAFLENFALPNAGLFSFLVAWGEVLVGLGLILGVLTTAAAFFGVMMNFAFMFAGTVSTNPWLVLISIFILAAGANAGKFGGDRWVLPYIKQMVMGKKAKKQEKVA
- a CDS encoding sensor histidine kinase, whose translation is MTYKQIKWLILLIPTITIGLWEYVRHEFLLPYISMELGNLLAPIIVFMVTMVFLLKLFNLFEQMKEDLEKEKSQTIILEEREKLSRELHDGIAQSLFLLSVKLNQLETKEKHLSHSDVYEKLKKTVHHIHEDVRQAITNLRVSKSDAPFQWTNSLKKLIAGFEEDTNKTVFLQWKLREELLSPKEKVELYACIKEALMNIRKHAKSQNIEVRATEAVKGWICIIEDDGIGFDPELKKRGYGLKIMHDRAKSMGWEFSFERKDGKTQVIIKKGKM
- a CDS encoding methyl-accepting chemotaxis protein; the encoded protein is MNSIKTKLIISFSLVILFASTSLGFFTLQNASRSIIAEAESGLHSLVTEGARLTESRIESQFRYLEGLTNIPQLVDRNALPQVKANILLNHVVDSGYIRMGIADLKGNLYLSDTYGINKQIVDISERAYYKNSLQGERQIMPPSISVNADDNGGMIMVSSIPVYFQNKVSGALVAVGGADFLNSIVDDMGYGEEGYAYIIDGTGTIIAHPNREMVTSQFNPIKDVEEDASLKSLANVFEKILVEKQGYSEYSFNGNDLYFGYAPIEGTDWFLVIAANEREVLSAIPTLQRNVGLITLIVLIISVVIAALIGNSITNPIVKIIRHSEKIASLDITENVPESLLKKKDEVGGLSQSLQTITVSLREIIGDINKSAEHVSASSEELTATSQQSASAAEEVSKTITEIASGAADQAESTEAGSSQAILLGETVEENQSFMRELNEASQKVNEVVAEGLVEIDNLTNISNESSKATKEVHEGIIKTNDSAKKISEASGVIAAIADQTNLLALNAAIEAARAGEAGKGFSVVADEIRKLAEQSTRSTQTIDEVVQELQNNAKFAVDIMDRVSEILIEQENKVKVTKGKYESIDLAMKEAQHAVEKLNVSGSEMEKMKDAIMDTLQNLSAIAEENSASTEEVSAAMEEQAASMDDISRASESLSQLSQDLQSVVSKFKI
- a CDS encoding response regulator, coding for MQPFRVLIVDDHIHAREAIREIVGSYENFLIVGEATNGKEALTLTEQLMPDLILMDIHMPEMDGLSATKIIKTKYPYVKVIIITVSDEVTNLFEAIKKGAQGYLLKNINPDAWYEYLQAIADDEVPMSEELAFKLLQEFTSQKEKQTNTNPLSKREQEVLELVAKGNTNKQISIELTISEYTVKNHLKNIMHKLHLENRVQITRYAYENGWVE